A window of Desulfuromonas soudanensis genomic DNA:
TCCCCTGGACCTTTCAGCCGACCAACACCGAGCTCGGCGGGGAGACGGCGAGCGGCGTGGAGTATCTCAGGGTTCTGGCCCTCTCCCGCATCGTTCTCGACAATGTCGACAACATCCAGGCAAGCTGGGTCACCCAGGGGGCGCGCATGGCTCAGGTCGCCCTCTTTTTCGGCGCCAACGACCTCGGCGGCACCATGCTCGAGGAAAACGTCGTTGCCGCCGCCGGCTGCGCCTTTTCCCTGTCCCAGGAAGAGGTGGTCGAGATCGCCTGCGGCGCCGGCTTCATTCCGGCCAGGCGCAACACGTTGTACGAAATTCTCGAGGAATATTAATTCCCCGGTCCGCCACAGAGTCACAGGGAACAGAGAGTTTCAAATTCTGGGTTTCTCCGTGTCCTTTGAGCTCTGCGGTAATCCCGGTTTTTTTGAAGGGTGCCCACCATGTCCCTGCTCCGCAAGAACATCGCCGAGATGGCCGGCTACGTCCCCGGCTTTCAGCCCGAGGACGAGGCGTCCTGGCTCAAGCTCAACACCAATGAGAACCCCTACCCCCCCTCGCCGAAGGTGGTCGAGGCGATCCTCGCCGAAGTCGGGGCGGGGGGTGGAAATCTGCGCAAGTACCCCGACGCCGCCAGTCGTCTGGCGCGCCGGGCAGCGGCCGACCTCTACGGCTTCGACCCTTCCTGGGTGATTTTGGCCAACGGCTCCGACGAGCTCCTCAACAACCTGATCCGCGCCTTTGCCGGCGAAGGGGAGGAGGTCGGCTACGTTCACCCCTCCTATTCCTATTACGCGACCCTGGCCGAGATTCAGGGGGCGAGAATCCGCACCTTCGGTCTGACGGAGGATTTCCGCATCGCCGATTTCCCTGAGCGCTACGAGGGGAAGATCTTCTTTCTCACCACCCCCAACGCCCCCTTGGGCTTTGCTTTCCCCCTCGCCTACATCGAGGAGATCGCCGGGCGCTGTGCCGGGGCGCTGGTGGTCGACGAGGCCTATGTCGATTTTGCCGAGGTCAACGCCCTGGAACTGGTGAAAAGGTACGAGAACGTCATCGTCACCCGCACCTTTTCCAAGAGCTACTCCCTGGCCGGGATGCGCATCGGTCTGGCCATCGCCCGGCCGCAGGTCATTTCCGCCCTTGACAAGATCCGCGATCATTACCACCTCGACCGCCTCGCCCAGGCCGCCGCCGGCGCCGCCCTTGCCGACCAGGCGTATCTGGCCCTGACCGTAGGCCGCATCCGCGCCACCCGCGACCGGTTTTCCGCTGAACTGCGCAACATCGGATATCAGGTCATCCCCTCCAGCGCCAACTTCGTCTTCGCCTCCCCCCCGGACCGCAACGGCAGGCGGGTCTACGACGCCCTCTTTTCCCGCAAGATCCTGGTGCGCCACTTCTCCGACCCGCTCCTCGCCCACGGCCTGCGGATCTCCATCGGCACGGACGAGGAGATGGAGCAGACACTTGGTGCTCTGCGGGAGATCGGGTAGGTGAACCTTTGCTCACCACGGAGACACAGAGGCACTGAGAAAGTCCGAGGCTTTACACGAAGCCACGCAAACCTCCATCCGGCAAATTGGTGAGTCTTGGGCAGTTTTTTGAAGGAATCAGGGTGGTGTTTTTTCTGAGGTTATGTTTCCCTTTTGTGGTTCTAACGATTTTCCCTCTGTGTCTCTGTGTCTCTGTGGTAAATCATGCCTGAAAATTTCCTCTTCGATCCCGCCGACGTCGCCCCCCGCCTCCTCGCCTGGTACGGCCTGGAGGGTCGCGACCTCCCCTGGCGGGGGTGCCGCGACCCCTACCGCATCTGGCTCTCGGAGATCATGCTGCAGCAGACCACCGTCGCTGCGGTCATCCCCTATTACGAGAAATTTCTCTTGGCCTGTCCCGACGTGGCGGCCCTGGCCGCATCGTCTCCCGAGGAGGTCATCGCCCTGTGGGCCGGCCTCGGCTACTACAGCCGGGCCCGCAACCTGCACGCTGCCGCTCGAAGAATCGTTGCCGAAGGGGGCGGAGCCTTTCCCGACGACCTTCCGGGACTGATGGCTCTCCCCGGGGTGGGGCGGTCGACGGCCGGGGCGATCCTTGCCATCGCCTACGATAAAAAAGGGGTGATTCTCGACGGCAACGTCCGCCGGGTTCTCTGTCGCCTCTTTGCCCTCGAGGGGGATCCGAGGAGCGCCGCCGCCGAAGGGAAGCTCTGGGGCTGGGCCGAAGCGCTGACTCCGGAGGATCGTCCCCACGACTACGCCCAGGCGATCATGGATCTCGGCGCCACTCTCTGCGCCCCGAAGCGCCCCGACTGCCCGCGCTGTCCCCTCATCGATCTCTGCCGGGGGCGGCAGCTCGGTCTGGAGATGGTTCTGCCGGCGGCCAGGGCCAAACGGAGCGTTCCCGAGATTTGCCAGGTCGCTCTGCTGCTGGAGCGAGACGGCTGTTTTCTGGTGCGACGCCGACCCTTTTCCGGTCTCCTCGGCGGGCTCTGGGAGTTTCCCTGCCGCGAGGTGGCGAAAGGGACAGAGCCGGCGGCGGCCGCCTCCGCCCTCCTGGCCGAGCTCGGAGGAAAAGGGGGTCTGCGGGAGCTGGGCCGGACTCGCCACGCCTACAGTCACTTCCGGGTCGAGGTCCTCTTCTACCGGGGGAGTGCCGGAGAGGCCGCCGCGGTCGCCGAAACCGCAGGGGAACTCTGGGCCAATGAACGGGAGTTGGCCGAAATCCCCCTGCACGGGGCCCACAAAAAAGGGGTGCCGCACCTTGCCAGGGAGCGGTGGAACTGTCATGATGCCCCATCCATTAAAGCCAAGGAGTAGTAAATGCCCGATACCCTGATACTCACTGACAGCGGCGCCATCGCCGATTTTGCCCGGGAGCTCCACGCCTTCCCGGTGATCGCCGTCGATCTCGAAGCCGATTCCATGCACTGCTACAAGGAGAAGGTCTGCCTCCTGCAGTTCACCACCCCCGAGCGCACCGTCCTCGTCGATCCCCTGACGGTCTCCGATCTCGACTCCCTCAAGCCGGTGATGGCCGACCCGGCGGTGCGCAAGATCTTTCATGCCGCCGATTACGACATCCGTTGCCTGTATCGCGACTTCGCCATCGAAATTAACGGCCTCTTCGACACCATGATCTCCTGCCAGTTTCTCGGTGAGGAGAAGTTCGGTCTGGCGGACATCCTCGGCAAGTATTACGGACTCGTGCTCGACAAGCAGTACCAGCGGGCCGACTGGGCGCTGCGTCCTCTGACTCCGGAAATGATCCGCTACGCCGCCGAGGACACCCGCCACCTCCACGGCCTGGCGCTGATGCTCGAGGAACGCCTGGCCGCCAAGGGGCGGCTCGACTGGGTCGCCGAGGAGTTCGCTCTCCTCGAGCAGGTGCGTCACAGCGAGCACGGCGGACCGATGTTTCTGCGCACCAAGGGGGCCGCGGCCCTCGACCGCCGGCAGCTGGCGGTTCTCGAGGAGGTGCTGCAGTGGCGCGACCGCGAGGCGCGCCGCCGCGACCGCCCCCCCTTCAAGATCCTCGGCAGCAAGTCCCTCTTCGAGGTGGCCCGCTCCCTCCCCAGAAGCGAGCAGGGGCTGGTCGCCATCGAGGGGATTTCCCCCCGGCTGGTCGAGCGCTTCGGGCGCACCCTCCTGGCCGCCGTCGAGACCGCCATGGCCCTTCCCGAGACGGAGCTGCCGGTCTATCCCCGGGGCGAACGCCGCCTGCGGGATCCCGAGGTCGACAAGCGCATGTCCGTCCTCAAGGAGTGGCGTCAGGCGACGGCCCTCGAGCTGGAGATCGATTCCGGCGTCCTCATCAACAACGCCACCCTCGAGGGGATCGCCCGTTCCGTGCCGAAGACGGAGGAGGCTCTCGGCGCCATTCCGGGAATAAAAAACTGGCAGCGCCGGGTCCTCGGGCCGGGGATACTCAACTCTCTGGGGAGTTGAGGGGAGAAGGAAGAGGGGAGAAGGAAGAAGGAAGAGGACATTTGAGGGACATGAAAGGAAAGGCGACCGATTCCGGTCGCCTTTTTTGGGTTGTAGGGGGAGAGGAAGATCTGGGTGTCGGTCCGTTTTGTCGGTAGATAGGCCTTTT
This region includes:
- the hisC gene encoding histidinol-phosphate transaminase, with translation MSLLRKNIAEMAGYVPGFQPEDEASWLKLNTNENPYPPSPKVVEAILAEVGAGGGNLRKYPDAASRLARRAAADLYGFDPSWVILANGSDELLNNLIRAFAGEGEEVGYVHPSYSYYATLAEIQGARIRTFGLTEDFRIADFPERYEGKIFFLTTPNAPLGFAFPLAYIEEIAGRCAGALVVDEAYVDFAEVNALELVKRYENVIVTRTFSKSYSLAGMRIGLAIARPQVISALDKIRDHYHLDRLAQAAAGAALADQAYLALTVGRIRATRDRFSAELRNIGYQVIPSSANFVFASPPDRNGRRVYDALFSRKILVRHFSDPLLAHGLRISIGTDEEMEQTLGALREIG
- the mutY gene encoding A/G-specific adenine glycosylase, yielding MPENFLFDPADVAPRLLAWYGLEGRDLPWRGCRDPYRIWLSEIMLQQTTVAAVIPYYEKFLLACPDVAALAASSPEEVIALWAGLGYYSRARNLHAAARRIVAEGGGAFPDDLPGLMALPGVGRSTAGAILAIAYDKKGVILDGNVRRVLCRLFALEGDPRSAAAEGKLWGWAEALTPEDRPHDYAQAIMDLGATLCAPKRPDCPRCPLIDLCRGRQLGLEMVLPAARAKRSVPEICQVALLLERDGCFLVRRRPFSGLLGGLWEFPCREVAKGTEPAAAASALLAELGGKGGLRELGRTRHAYSHFRVEVLFYRGSAGEAAAVAETAGELWANERELAEIPLHGAHKKGVPHLARERWNCHDAPSIKAKE
- a CDS encoding ribonuclease D, producing the protein MPDTLILTDSGAIADFARELHAFPVIAVDLEADSMHCYKEKVCLLQFTTPERTVLVDPLTVSDLDSLKPVMADPAVRKIFHAADYDIRCLYRDFAIEINGLFDTMISCQFLGEEKFGLADILGKYYGLVLDKQYQRADWALRPLTPEMIRYAAEDTRHLHGLALMLEERLAAKGRLDWVAEEFALLEQVRHSEHGGPMFLRTKGAAALDRRQLAVLEEVLQWRDREARRRDRPPFKILGSKSLFEVARSLPRSEQGLVAIEGISPRLVERFGRTLLAAVETAMALPETELPVYPRGERRLRDPEVDKRMSVLKEWRQATALELEIDSGVLINNATLEGIARSVPKTEEALGAIPGIKNWQRRVLGPGILNSLGS